A genome region from Gallus gallus isolate bGalGal1 chromosome 9, bGalGal1.mat.broiler.GRCg7b, whole genome shotgun sequence includes the following:
- the PXYLP1 gene encoding 2-phosphoxylose phosphatase 1 isoform X2 gives MLFRNRFLFLLALAALLAFLSLSLQFLHLIPVNPIKEDGLNPKSRKRIMPDLLTEPPAIDPVYEAHVYCNIPTIAERSMEGYAPHYFKLASVQVLIRHGDRYPLYAIPKTKRPDIDCTLLPNRKPSHPQLEAFIKHMSKGSAAQMDGTLSSLPRYPSHSLCEMGELTQTGVVQHLRNGQLLRETYINKHKLLLNDWTAKQLYLETTGKSRTLQSALALLYTFLPDFDWKKINMRHQWSTIFCSGSCDCPMRNHYLEEEQRRQYSLRVKNNDLEKIYVDMAKIVGIPTRQLRASNPIDSLLCYFCHNVSFPCTKTGCIGMEHFKVIKRHQLEDERERQEKKLYFLYALLATHPLLNQTVNRFQRIAEGKKEEIFVLHSAHDVTLSPVLSALGITEARFPRFAARLVFELWQDGKRPKEHFIRILYNGADVTFQTSFCKDYYKRSSKPMCPLEKFVSFVKRDMFLVFNSTSYYDACHRRPL, from the exons TGCATTTAATCCCAGTGAACCCTATCAAGGAAGATGGGTTGAATCCTAAGAGCCGAAAGAGAATAATGCCTGATTTGCTGACAGAACCTCCTGCAATAGATCCTGTTTACGAAGCTCATGTTTACTGCAATATTCCTACCATTGCTGAACGTAGCATGGAAG GTTATGCACCTCATTATTTTAAGCTAGCGTCAGTTCAAGTGTTGATTCGACATGGAGATAGATATCCATTATATGCCATTCCCAAAACAAAAAGACCTGACATTGACTGTACGTTGCTGCCTAACAG GAAACCTTCTCATCCTCAGCTGGAAGCTTTCATTAAGCACATGTCCAAAGGGTCTGCAGCCCAAATGGATGGTACCCTAAGCAGCCTGCCTCGTTACCCTAGTCATTCTCTTTGTGAAATGGGAGAGCTTACACAGACTG GTGTTGTACAGCACTTGCGAAATGGACAACTATTGCGAGAAACTTATATAAACAAACATAAACTGCTTCTGAATGACTGGACAGCAAAACAGCTCTACTTGGAGACAACAGGAAAGAGCCGAACCCTGCAGAGTGCGCTGGCGCTGCTCTACACCTTTTTGCCAGAttttgactggaaaaaaattaatatgaGGCATCAGTGGAGCACCATTTTTTGTTCTGGAAGCTGTGACTGTCCTATGCGGAACCACTACCTAGAAGAGGAACAGCGCAGGCAGTACAGCTTACGGGTGAAGAACAATGATCTGGAGAAAATATATGTGGATATGGCAAAGATTGTTGGCATTCCTACCAGGCAGCTGAGAGCTTCTAACCCAATAGATTCTCTCTTGTGCTATTTTTGCCACAATGTCAGTTTCCCCTGTACCAAAACTGGCTGCATTGGTATGGAACACTTCAAAGTAATCAAAAGACATCAGTTGGAggatgagagagagagacaggaaaagaaactttATTTCCTGTACGCACTGTTGGCTACTCACCCTCTCCTCAACCAGACTGTTAATCGGTTTCAGCGAATTGcagaaggcaagaaagaagaaatatttgttcttcACTCTGCACATGATGTCACACTGTCACCTGTTCTTAGTGCCTTGGGCATTACAGAGGCCAGATTTCCACGATTTGCTGCCAGATTAGTTTTTGAGCTGTGGCAGGATGGGAAGAGACCCAAAGAACACTTTATCCGCATCCTGTATAATGGTGCTGATGTCACATTCCAGACCTCATTTTGCAAGGATTATTATAAACGTTCCAGCAAGCCAATGTGCCCGCTAGAAAAATTTGTCAGCTTTGTTAAGAGGGATATGTTCTTAGTTTTTAACAGCACTAGTTATTATGATGCATGCCATAGAAGACCACTGTAG
- the PXYLP1 gene encoding 2-phosphoxylose phosphatase 1 isoform X1: protein MATCAASQTGWSYKGKWKWRMILLPIFLYFVHLIPVNPIKEDGLNPKSRKRIMPDLLTEPPAIDPVYEAHVYCNIPTIAERSMEGYAPHYFKLASVQVLIRHGDRYPLYAIPKTKRPDIDCTLLPNRKPSHPQLEAFIKHMSKGSAAQMDGTLSSLPRYPSHSLCEMGELTQTGVVQHLRNGQLLRETYINKHKLLLNDWTAKQLYLETTGKSRTLQSALALLYTFLPDFDWKKINMRHQWSTIFCSGSCDCPMRNHYLEEEQRRQYSLRVKNNDLEKIYVDMAKIVGIPTRQLRASNPIDSLLCYFCHNVSFPCTKTGCIGMEHFKVIKRHQLEDERERQEKKLYFLYALLATHPLLNQTVNRFQRIAEGKKEEIFVLHSAHDVTLSPVLSALGITEARFPRFAARLVFELWQDGKRPKEHFIRILYNGADVTFQTSFCKDYYKRSSKPMCPLEKFVSFVKRDMFLVFNSTSYYDACHRRPL, encoded by the exons TGCATTTAATCCCAGTGAACCCTATCAAGGAAGATGGGTTGAATCCTAAGAGCCGAAAGAGAATAATGCCTGATTTGCTGACAGAACCTCCTGCAATAGATCCTGTTTACGAAGCTCATGTTTACTGCAATATTCCTACCATTGCTGAACGTAGCATGGAAG GTTATGCACCTCATTATTTTAAGCTAGCGTCAGTTCAAGTGTTGATTCGACATGGAGATAGATATCCATTATATGCCATTCCCAAAACAAAAAGACCTGACATTGACTGTACGTTGCTGCCTAACAG GAAACCTTCTCATCCTCAGCTGGAAGCTTTCATTAAGCACATGTCCAAAGGGTCTGCAGCCCAAATGGATGGTACCCTAAGCAGCCTGCCTCGTTACCCTAGTCATTCTCTTTGTGAAATGGGAGAGCTTACACAGACTG GTGTTGTACAGCACTTGCGAAATGGACAACTATTGCGAGAAACTTATATAAACAAACATAAACTGCTTCTGAATGACTGGACAGCAAAACAGCTCTACTTGGAGACAACAGGAAAGAGCCGAACCCTGCAGAGTGCGCTGGCGCTGCTCTACACCTTTTTGCCAGAttttgactggaaaaaaattaatatgaGGCATCAGTGGAGCACCATTTTTTGTTCTGGAAGCTGTGACTGTCCTATGCGGAACCACTACCTAGAAGAGGAACAGCGCAGGCAGTACAGCTTACGGGTGAAGAACAATGATCTGGAGAAAATATATGTGGATATGGCAAAGATTGTTGGCATTCCTACCAGGCAGCTGAGAGCTTCTAACCCAATAGATTCTCTCTTGTGCTATTTTTGCCACAATGTCAGTTTCCCCTGTACCAAAACTGGCTGCATTGGTATGGAACACTTCAAAGTAATCAAAAGACATCAGTTGGAggatgagagagagagacaggaaaagaaactttATTTCCTGTACGCACTGTTGGCTACTCACCCTCTCCTCAACCAGACTGTTAATCGGTTTCAGCGAATTGcagaaggcaagaaagaagaaatatttgttcttcACTCTGCACATGATGTCACACTGTCACCTGTTCTTAGTGCCTTGGGCATTACAGAGGCCAGATTTCCACGATTTGCTGCCAGATTAGTTTTTGAGCTGTGGCAGGATGGGAAGAGACCCAAAGAACACTTTATCCGCATCCTGTATAATGGTGCTGATGTCACATTCCAGACCTCATTTTGCAAGGATTATTATAAACGTTCCAGCAAGCCAATGTGCCCGCTAGAAAAATTTGTCAGCTTTGTTAAGAGGGATATGTTCTTAGTTTTTAACAGCACTAGTTATTATGATGCATGCCATAGAAGACCACTGTAG
- the PXYLP1 gene encoding 2-phosphoxylose phosphatase 1 isoform X3 has protein sequence MPDLLTEPPAIDPVYEAHVYCNIPTIAERSMEGYAPHYFKLASVQVLIRHGDRYPLYAIPKTKRPDIDCTLLPNRKPSHPQLEAFIKHMSKGSAAQMDGTLSSLPRYPSHSLCEMGELTQTGVVQHLRNGQLLRETYINKHKLLLNDWTAKQLYLETTGKSRTLQSALALLYTFLPDFDWKKINMRHQWSTIFCSGSCDCPMRNHYLEEEQRRQYSLRVKNNDLEKIYVDMAKIVGIPTRQLRASNPIDSLLCYFCHNVSFPCTKTGCIGMEHFKVIKRHQLEDERERQEKKLYFLYALLATHPLLNQTVNRFQRIAEGKKEEIFVLHSAHDVTLSPVLSALGITEARFPRFAARLVFELWQDGKRPKEHFIRILYNGADVTFQTSFCKDYYKRSSKPMCPLEKFVSFVKRDMFLVFNSTSYYDACHRRPL, from the exons ATGCCTGATTTGCTGACAGAACCTCCTGCAATAGATCCTGTTTACGAAGCTCATGTTTACTGCAATATTCCTACCATTGCTGAACGTAGCATGGAAG GTTATGCACCTCATTATTTTAAGCTAGCGTCAGTTCAAGTGTTGATTCGACATGGAGATAGATATCCATTATATGCCATTCCCAAAACAAAAAGACCTGACATTGACTGTACGTTGCTGCCTAACAG GAAACCTTCTCATCCTCAGCTGGAAGCTTTCATTAAGCACATGTCCAAAGGGTCTGCAGCCCAAATGGATGGTACCCTAAGCAGCCTGCCTCGTTACCCTAGTCATTCTCTTTGTGAAATGGGAGAGCTTACACAGACTG GTGTTGTACAGCACTTGCGAAATGGACAACTATTGCGAGAAACTTATATAAACAAACATAAACTGCTTCTGAATGACTGGACAGCAAAACAGCTCTACTTGGAGACAACAGGAAAGAGCCGAACCCTGCAGAGTGCGCTGGCGCTGCTCTACACCTTTTTGCCAGAttttgactggaaaaaaattaatatgaGGCATCAGTGGAGCACCATTTTTTGTTCTGGAAGCTGTGACTGTCCTATGCGGAACCACTACCTAGAAGAGGAACAGCGCAGGCAGTACAGCTTACGGGTGAAGAACAATGATCTGGAGAAAATATATGTGGATATGGCAAAGATTGTTGGCATTCCTACCAGGCAGCTGAGAGCTTCTAACCCAATAGATTCTCTCTTGTGCTATTTTTGCCACAATGTCAGTTTCCCCTGTACCAAAACTGGCTGCATTGGTATGGAACACTTCAAAGTAATCAAAAGACATCAGTTGGAggatgagagagagagacaggaaaagaaactttATTTCCTGTACGCACTGTTGGCTACTCACCCTCTCCTCAACCAGACTGTTAATCGGTTTCAGCGAATTGcagaaggcaagaaagaagaaatatttgttcttcACTCTGCACATGATGTCACACTGTCACCTGTTCTTAGTGCCTTGGGCATTACAGAGGCCAGATTTCCACGATTTGCTGCCAGATTAGTTTTTGAGCTGTGGCAGGATGGGAAGAGACCCAAAGAACACTTTATCCGCATCCTGTATAATGGTGCTGATGTCACATTCCAGACCTCATTTTGCAAGGATTATTATAAACGTTCCAGCAAGCCAATGTGCCCGCTAGAAAAATTTGTCAGCTTTGTTAAGAGGGATATGTTCTTAGTTTTTAACAGCACTAGTTATTATGATGCATGCCATAGAAGACCACTGTAG